The Geobacter sp. AOG2 genome includes a window with the following:
- a CDS encoding tRNA1(Val) (adenine(37)-N6)-methyltransferase encodes MEEKTAAGRKALTVDVTMTAETIDELRVYDLRICQPKEGYRFSLDPLLLCGFAEDASAGRVVDLGTGCGIIPLILARKTVGASLVGVEFQEEMAEMAVRNVSLNGLDERIGIVSDDILSLRGRFPVSSFDLVTANPPYRKPGSGRVSPKVGRDLARHESSAGLADFLSTAKYLVKPSGSICFISHPSRLAEFVHCAGELRLSLLRLRMVHGSAVTPATMFLAQLAKGKKGGTLVLPPLLVHNEQGDYSQEVRSILGE; translated from the coding sequence GTGGAGGAGAAAACTGCAGCAGGTCGCAAGGCCCTGACTGTTGACGTGACCATGACCGCCGAAACCATCGACGAACTCCGTGTCTACGATCTGCGGATCTGCCAGCCGAAAGAGGGCTACCGTTTTTCTCTCGATCCCTTGCTGCTGTGCGGTTTTGCCGAAGACGCTTCCGCTGGCCGGGTAGTCGATCTCGGCACCGGCTGCGGGATTATTCCCCTTATTCTTGCTCGGAAAACTGTCGGCGCATCTCTGGTCGGTGTGGAATTTCAGGAGGAAATGGCCGAAATGGCCGTCCGCAACGTTAGTCTGAACGGGCTTGACGAGAGGATCGGGATTGTCAGCGATGATATCCTTTCCCTGCGTGGGAGGTTTCCTGTTTCGTCGTTTGATCTGGTGACAGCGAACCCTCCCTACCGCAAACCGGGTAGCGGCCGTGTCAGCCCCAAGGTCGGACGCGATCTCGCTCGCCATGAATCGAGTGCCGGGCTGGCGGACTTCCTGTCAACCGCCAAATATCTGGTCAAACCGTCGGGGTCTATTTGCTTCATCAGTCATCCTTCGCGGCTGGCTGAATTTGTCCATTGTGCCGGCGAACTCAGGCTGTCATTGCTCAGGCTGCGCATGGTGCATGGTTCCGCCGTTACTCCGGCAACGATGTTTTTGGCGCAATTGGCCAAGGGAAAGAAAGGTGGGACATTGGTGCTGCCACCCCTGCTTGTCCACAATGAGCAGGGCGACTATTCGCAAGAGGTCCGCAGCATTCTGGGAGAGTAA
- a CDS encoding chemotaxis protein CheX, with the protein MAVKFFGQFLVEKGIVSREILLKAIELQEQKNLKFGEMAVAMGYVTQDDIARAHRAQLSRDIKVGDLLLEIGILTLTQLNEIITRQKNNHLYIGEALVLVGAITNEQLQQHLNEFKADQAPYISERVELPGSIANPELWEMSADLTYKMITRILGLPFRAGKCQTITMVDANHIMAAMDLSGDVDARFIISVSQELQKSVAKAILREASVDNEPPEVLEDTVMEFINVVCGNIAAKASQAGKIVNINPPVTIRPDAAGLAVPAGYTGLCFPILVGEGETMQLVLFIKN; encoded by the coding sequence ATGGCCGTCAAATTTTTCGGGCAGTTTTTGGTGGAAAAAGGGATCGTTTCACGAGAGATCCTGCTCAAGGCGATTGAGCTACAGGAACAGAAAAACCTCAAATTTGGCGAGATGGCAGTGGCGATGGGTTACGTAACCCAGGACGATATCGCACGCGCCCACCGTGCGCAACTTTCGCGTGACATAAAAGTAGGGGACCTGCTGCTGGAAATCGGCATCCTGACCCTTACCCAACTCAATGAAATTATTACCCGCCAAAAAAACAACCACCTCTACATCGGTGAGGCATTGGTACTTGTTGGAGCCATCACCAACGAACAACTGCAACAGCATTTGAATGAGTTCAAAGCCGACCAAGCGCCGTACATCTCGGAAAGGGTCGAGCTTCCCGGGAGTATCGCCAATCCAGAACTATGGGAGATGTCCGCAGACCTTACCTACAAGATGATTACCCGAATCCTCGGACTCCCCTTTAGAGCCGGTAAGTGCCAAACCATCACCATGGTGGATGCCAACCACATCATGGCGGCAATGGACCTGTCCGGCGATGTGGATGCCCGCTTTATCATCTCGGTTTCGCAAGAGCTTCAAAAATCCGTGGCCAAGGCAATTCTGCGTGAGGCATCGGTGGACAATGAGCCGCCGGAAGTCCTTGAAGATACCGTCATGGAATTCATCAACGTGGTCTGTGGCAACATCGCCGCCAAGGCATCGCAAGCCGGCAAGATCGTCAATATCAATCCCCCGGTCACCATCCGGCCGGATGCAGCCGGCTTGGCCGTGCCTGCCGGATATACCGGTCTCTGCTTTCCGATCCTGGTCGGTGAGGGCGAGACCATGCAGTTGGTGCTCTTTATCAAGAACTAA
- a CDS encoding response regulator, with the protein MKKVLVVDDSLSVARQLEKIISESGEFTCVGHAKNGAEAIKMNHAEDPDIICMDMNMPGMDGLTALRSLSMLDKEVKVVMVTSLGGVGDKFTEALKLGAKNVISKPFEADDVLKILRDL; encoded by the coding sequence ATGAAAAAGGTTCTTGTCGTTGACGACAGCCTTTCCGTAGCCCGCCAGCTTGAGAAGATCATTTCCGAATCAGGGGAATTTACATGTGTCGGGCATGCCAAAAACGGCGCGGAAGCCATCAAGATGAATCATGCCGAGGACCCGGACATCATCTGCATGGACATGAATATGCCCGGGATGGACGGCCTGACCGCCTTGCGCAGCCTGTCCATGCTGGATAAAGAAGTTAAAGTGGTCATGGTCACCTCCCTGGGCGGCGTAGGTGACAAATTTACAGAAGCGCTCAAACTGGGTGCCAAGAATGTCATCTCAAAACCGTTCGAGGCCGACGATGTCCTGAAGATACTTCGGGATCTCTGA
- a CDS encoding peptidylprolyl isomerase, whose product MSPLRHILCRSLTLIAVPSLFVISASAAETEPNTLHPAAEKVETAIQGPVARVNGSDISAAELKRARKVLQASQPGAQISADEQKELDRRVVDQLISAELLYQSGQKLGIKDLDKQVDDKIAQAKGRFASEADFAKAIHDLDMSEKDLREYTRRDFIITNFVTATIIPKVTVSEEESKKFYDQNLDKFHQDEKVRASHILCGIDTKASAEEKKKAREKAEKLRKELANGADFATLAKENSSCPSSKQGGDLGFFGKGQMVPPFEQAAFALKPGEISDVVETQFGYHIIKQTERTKAETVPFSAVRSKIEDYLKNQKVNAAVGDFLADARKTAKIEILLK is encoded by the coding sequence ATGAGCCCCCTCCGCCATATACTTTGCAGATCGCTGACTCTGATTGCGGTGCCCAGCCTGTTCGTTATTTCTGCTTCGGCGGCGGAGACTGAACCTAACACATTACATCCCGCCGCCGAGAAGGTCGAGACCGCGATTCAAGGGCCGGTTGCCCGGGTTAACGGCAGCGACATCTCCGCAGCTGAACTGAAGCGGGCTCGCAAAGTGCTGCAGGCCAGCCAGCCGGGTGCGCAGATCTCCGCTGATGAACAGAAGGAACTTGACAGACGGGTGGTAGACCAACTCATTTCCGCTGAACTACTCTACCAATCGGGGCAGAAACTGGGTATTAAGGACCTTGACAAACAAGTTGATGACAAGATAGCCCAGGCAAAGGGCCGTTTTGCCAGTGAGGCGGATTTCGCCAAGGCGATCCACGATCTTGATATGAGTGAGAAGGATCTTCGGGAGTATACCCGGAGGGACTTTATTATTACTAATTTCGTCACTGCGACGATTATTCCCAAGGTTACGGTCAGCGAAGAGGAAAGCAAAAAGTTTTACGACCAGAATCTTGATAAGTTCCACCAGGATGAAAAGGTTAGGGCCAGCCATATCCTGTGCGGCATAGACACCAAGGCGAGTGCCGAGGAGAAGAAAAAGGCCCGCGAAAAAGCCGAAAAACTTCGTAAGGAATTGGCCAATGGAGCTGACTTCGCCACGTTGGCCAAGGAAAACTCCTCCTGTCCCAGCAGCAAACAGGGGGGGGATCTGGGGTTCTTCGGCAAGGGGCAGATGGTACCGCCGTTCGAGCAGGCGGCTTTTGCCCTCAAGCCGGGTGAGATAAGCGATGTGGTTGAGACCCAGTTCGGCTATCATATCATCAAACAGACAGAGCGGACAAAAGCTGAAACCGTACCTTTCAGCGCCGTCCGTTCCAAGATAGAGGATTATTTGAAAAACCAGAAAGTCAATGCCGCGGTGGGCGATTTTTTGGCAGATGCCCGTAAGACCGCCAAGATCGAAATATTGCTGAAGTGA
- the mnmA gene encoding tRNA 2-thiouridine(34) synthase MnmA yields the protein MVDKKGPVIAVAMSGGVDSSVTAALLKSQGHEVIGITMQLFAPRSAGSGSAAHDAATVAKHLGIPHHVIDLVANFHELIIKDFIDEYRCGCTPNPCVRCNRYVKFGLLLDQARELGADMLATGHYVRKTVDGAGVCHLRQARCIGKDQSYFLCMLSQEQLARVIFPLGEMENKEEVRRLARGFHLPVAEKGDSQEVCFIPNDDYVLFLEGGGVLKGIPGDIIHVDGRVIGHHRGTHRYTIGQRKGLGIAWSKPLYVTAIDSEHNLVVVGEEQYLAVDGLLAAEIGWIVPPDAEEFEATCKIRYRHQPVQCHVKLLPEGGCAVRFDEPQKAVTPGQSVVFYRDDEVLGGGKIVRPNVS from the coding sequence ATGGTTGACAAGAAAGGACCGGTTATCGCCGTTGCCATGAGCGGTGGGGTGGATTCATCGGTGACCGCCGCTCTATTGAAAAGCCAAGGCCATGAGGTGATCGGCATTACCATGCAGCTCTTCGCACCGCGCAGCGCCGGTAGCGGCTCAGCCGCCCATGATGCCGCAACCGTGGCCAAGCACTTGGGAATCCCTCACCATGTGATCGACCTCGTAGCGAATTTCCACGAGCTGATAATCAAGGACTTCATCGACGAATATCGCTGCGGTTGCACCCCCAATCCTTGCGTGCGTTGCAACCGCTACGTCAAATTCGGCCTGTTGCTGGACCAGGCGCGGGAACTGGGTGCCGACATGCTGGCCACCGGCCACTACGTAAGAAAAACCGTCGATGGCGCTGGGGTCTGCCACTTGCGCCAGGCGCGCTGCATCGGCAAGGACCAATCCTACTTCCTTTGCATGCTCTCCCAGGAACAATTGGCGAGAGTGATCTTCCCATTGGGTGAAATGGAGAATAAGGAAGAGGTCCGTCGGCTGGCGCGCGGGTTCCACCTGCCGGTGGCCGAGAAGGGGGACAGCCAGGAGGTTTGCTTCATCCCCAACGACGATTACGTGTTATTCCTCGAGGGGGGCGGTGTTCTGAAGGGAATACCAGGGGACATAATCCATGTGGACGGTCGGGTTATCGGCCATCATCGCGGGACGCACCGCTATACCATCGGCCAACGCAAGGGGTTGGGGATCGCCTGGAGCAAGCCTTTGTACGTGACAGCCATCGATTCCGAACATAATCTCGTGGTGGTGGGGGAAGAGCAGTATCTGGCCGTTGATGGCCTGCTTGCCGCAGAAATCGGATGGATAGTACCCCCGGACGCCGAGGAGTTCGAGGCGACGTGTAAAATCCGCTACCGGCATCAGCCGGTCCAATGCCATGTCAAACTGCTGCCGGAAGGCGGGTGTGCGGTACGCTTCGATGAACCGCAGAAAGCGGTCACTCCAGGGCAATCCGTGGTTTTTTACCGGGATGATGAGGTTCTGGGGGGAGGAAAAATTGTTCGGCCAAACGTCTCGTAA
- the thiF gene encoding sulfur carrier protein ThiS adenylyltransferase ThiF, which produces MRIRINEIGAVISQETTLASLAERHKPGADVLILNGFPAPAETELREGDEVYLIKRGEQPPEEELQRLLAARHTPGVHALLKAATVGVAGAGGLGSAVAVALARVGVGRLVIADFDVVEPSNLNRQQYFIDQLGQPKVDALAENIARINPYIEVESHQAMLCPENIPAVFAACTVVVEAFDRADMKAMLVDTLLGRLPSVTVVAASGLAGYGTSNAIVTQRATSRLYLVGDGESEAKPGCGLMAPRVAIAAGHQANQVVRIILGEKGI; this is translated from the coding sequence ATGCGCATACGGATAAACGAGATAGGGGCTGTAATCAGCCAAGAGACGACTCTGGCAAGCCTGGCAGAACGACACAAGCCGGGCGCGGACGTACTTATCCTCAATGGGTTTCCGGCTCCGGCCGAAACAGAGCTACGGGAAGGGGACGAAGTCTATCTGATCAAACGGGGAGAACAGCCGCCGGAAGAGGAACTACAACGACTTTTGGCGGCCCGTCACACTCCCGGCGTACATGCATTGCTGAAGGCGGCCACGGTGGGTGTCGCCGGTGCCGGCGGGCTTGGCTCGGCGGTAGCCGTGGCCCTGGCACGAGTAGGCGTCGGCAGACTCGTGATCGCCGATTTCGACGTGGTTGAGCCGTCGAATCTCAACCGGCAGCAGTATTTCATCGACCAACTGGGCCAGCCCAAGGTGGACGCCTTAGCCGAAAACATCGCCCGGATCAACCCGTATATCGAGGTGGAATCCCATCAGGCCATGTTGTGCCCCGAAAACATTCCCGCTGTCTTTGCCGCCTGCACCGTCGTGGTCGAAGCCTTTGACCGGGCCGACATGAAGGCCATGTTGGTGGATACACTCCTCGGTCGGCTGCCGTCGGTCACCGTCGTTGCCGCATCAGGATTGGCGGGGTATGGCACCAGCAATGCCATCGTTACGCAACGGGCCACGTCCAGGCTCTACCTCGTGGGCGACGGCGAATCGGAAGCCAAGCCGGGTTGCGGACTGATGGCGCCGCGGGTGGCTATTGCAGCCGGGCACCAAGCCAACCAGGTGGTCCGAATCATTCTCGGTGAGAAAGGGATATGA
- a CDS encoding PLP-dependent aspartate aminotransferase family protein, whose product MKFATQLIHGGQTADPLTGALGVPIYQTSTYRQQSVDHFGKYDYARSDNPTREALEAAIAGLEKGSRAFAFASGMAAISSTLLIFSPGDHLVVCEDVYGGAYRVLTSIFQRLGIGSTFVDATSLKAIESAIRPETKGIYLESPSNPLLKITDLRGVVELAQPRGIITLVDNTFMTPYLQRPLELGCDIVLHSGTKFLNGHSDVICGFAVVNDLELGNRIRFIQNAFGAILGPQDSFLTLRGLKTLKIRMDQSQQSAENIAAWLQTRKSVLKVHYPGLASHPGHAVNAAQADGPGAVLSFELESYELTKQLLEKTQFAAFAVSLGGVESIISYPAKMSHAAIPKEEREKKGIKDTLVRLSVGLEDVDDLIADLQQVISH is encoded by the coding sequence ATGAAGTTTGCAACCCAACTCATCCACGGCGGACAGACCGCCGATCCCCTGACCGGCGCGCTGGGCGTGCCCATCTACCAGACATCCACCTATCGTCAACAGTCGGTAGACCATTTCGGTAAATATGACTACGCCCGCTCCGACAACCCTACCCGAGAGGCGCTGGAGGCAGCCATCGCCGGGCTGGAAAAAGGGAGCCGGGCCTTTGCCTTTGCCTCCGGCATGGCAGCCATCTCCTCCACCTTACTAATCTTCTCTCCCGGCGATCACTTGGTGGTGTGCGAGGATGTCTACGGCGGCGCCTACCGGGTGCTGACCAGCATATTCCAGCGTCTCGGCATAGGTTCCACCTTTGTGGATGCCACCAGCCTTAAGGCCATCGAGTCCGCTATCCGGCCGGAAACCAAGGGAATCTACCTGGAAAGCCCCTCCAACCCGCTGCTCAAGATCACCGACCTGCGTGGGGTCGTAGAACTGGCCCAGCCGCGAGGTATCATAACCCTTGTGGATAACACCTTTATGACCCCCTATCTGCAGCGCCCACTGGAGCTTGGCTGTGACATCGTCCTGCACAGTGGAACCAAATTCCTGAACGGGCACAGCGATGTTATCTGTGGCTTTGCCGTTGTCAATGATCTGGAACTGGGTAATCGTATCCGCTTCATCCAGAATGCATTCGGCGCCATCCTGGGGCCCCAGGATTCGTTTCTGACTCTGCGAGGGCTCAAGACGCTCAAAATAAGGATGGACCAGAGCCAACAGAGTGCCGAAAACATCGCGGCTTGGCTCCAGACCAGGAAAAGTGTACTCAAGGTGCATTACCCCGGCCTCGCCAGCCATCCCGGTCATGCCGTCAATGCTGCCCAGGCAGATGGCCCTGGTGCCGTCCTCTCCTTCGAACTCGAATCCTACGAGTTGACCAAGCAACTACTGGAGAAAACGCAGTTTGCCGCCTTTGCTGTCAGCCTGGGAGGCGTGGAAAGCATCATCTCCTACCCGGCCAAGATGTCCCATGCAGCAATTCCCAAGGAAGAACGGGAAAAGAAGGGGATCAAGGATACCTTGGTGCGCCTCTCGGTCGGGTTGGAGGATGTCGATGACCTGATTGCAGACCTCCAGCAGGTTATCAGTCATTAG
- a CDS encoding PLP-dependent aspartate aminotransferase family protein has translation MNISTQAVQIGLEWDTRTGAVSVPIYQTATFRHPGLGQSTGYDYTRSGNPTRQSLEDGIARLDNGVRACAYASGMAAIANLLLLFRSGDHLIVTEDLYGGTCRLFDKVFDQFGLTFSYVDTSDIEAVRAALTPQTKAVFVESLTNPLLKFADIPALSTLCRNHTLYLIVDNTFLTPYLLRPLDLGADIAVYSASKYLAGHNDTIAGLVVVKDSDLAERVYYHQNAAGAILGPQDSWLVMRGIKTLGVRLDRQQENAGKLAGWLKNHPAITKVYYPGLEDHPGHALIKRDSRGFGGMIAFEVATHALVEQVLMKTRLISFAESLGGVESLITFPEVQTHADIPPELRARLGINDTLLRLSVGIEDSCDLIEDLRQALEA, from the coding sequence ATGAACATCAGTACACAGGCGGTTCAGATCGGCCTGGAATGGGACACCAGGACCGGCGCAGTTTCTGTGCCTATTTACCAGACCGCCACCTTCAGGCATCCAGGACTCGGCCAGAGCACCGGCTATGACTACACACGCTCGGGCAACCCTACCCGCCAGTCTCTGGAAGATGGCATAGCCCGCCTTGACAATGGAGTACGCGCATGCGCCTATGCGTCCGGCATGGCCGCTATCGCCAACCTGCTGCTGCTGTTCCGCTCGGGAGACCACCTCATCGTCACTGAGGACCTGTACGGCGGCACCTGTCGCCTGTTCGACAAGGTATTCGACCAGTTCGGGCTCACCTTCAGCTATGTGGACACGAGCGATATCGAAGCAGTGCGTGCAGCGCTCACACCCCAGACTAAGGCGGTCTTCGTCGAATCGCTCACTAATCCCCTTTTGAAATTTGCCGACATCCCCGCCCTGTCCACGCTCTGCCGTAATCACACCCTGTATCTGATCGTGGACAATACCTTTCTGACCCCGTACCTCCTGCGCCCTCTGGATCTGGGGGCCGATATCGCCGTCTACAGCGCCTCCAAATATCTGGCGGGCCATAACGATACGATTGCTGGACTGGTGGTGGTGAAGGATTCCGATCTTGCCGAACGGGTCTACTACCACCAGAATGCTGCCGGAGCGATACTGGGACCGCAGGACTCCTGGCTGGTGATGCGCGGTATAAAGACCTTGGGGGTCCGCCTGGACCGCCAACAGGAGAATGCGGGCAAACTTGCCGGATGGCTGAAAAATCACCCGGCTATCACCAAGGTTTACTACCCGGGCCTCGAAGACCATCCCGGTCACGCCTTGATCAAACGCGACTCCCGCGGTTTTGGCGGCATGATTGCCTTTGAGGTCGCTACCCACGCATTGGTAGAGCAGGTGCTGATGAAAACACGCTTGATCTCCTTCGCGGAGAGTCTGGGCGGCGTCGAAAGTCTGATCACCTTTCCCGAGGTACAGACCCACGCCGACATACCGCCGGAACTACGGGCGCGGCTGGGCATCAACGATACCCTGCTACGCCTGTCGGTAGGCATTGAGGACAGCTGCGACCTGATTGAGGATTTGCGTCAGGCATTGGAAGCATAA
- a CDS encoding chemotaxis protein CheX produces the protein MSLTKDLLDILHTSEDKLLKQLTRDVEEVFCTMVGMEDLLHLPLQVAPETHFKDCITAMVGFAGVYNGLVSLHAPQQLALAFTSSMLGMEISNLNDDVRDALGEIANMIAGSFKQHISRGGADIKLSTPSIVSGDDYFVNAGNNHDTLTLRFATDKEWFIVAIVLEKA, from the coding sequence ATGTCACTGACAAAAGACCTTCTGGACATCCTTCATACGAGTGAAGACAAATTGCTCAAACAGCTCACCCGTGATGTGGAGGAGGTATTCTGCACTATGGTGGGCATGGAGGACCTGTTGCATCTCCCCCTTCAGGTTGCCCCGGAAACACATTTCAAGGATTGCATTACGGCGATGGTCGGATTTGCCGGGGTGTATAACGGCTTGGTGAGCCTCCACGCCCCCCAGCAACTGGCGCTTGCCTTCACATCGAGTATGCTCGGCATGGAAATTTCCAACCTGAACGACGATGTTCGCGATGCTCTGGGCGAAATCGCCAATATGATCGCCGGTTCCTTCAAGCAGCATATTTCACGGGGTGGCGCCGATATCAAGTTGTCGACGCCTTCCATTGTCAGTGGCGATGACTACTTTGTCAACGCCGGCAACAACCATGACACCCTTACCCTCCGATTCGCAACGGATAAGGAATGGTTTATCGTAGCAATCGTACTCGAAAAAGCATAG
- a CDS encoding cytochrome C has product MRKLILLVALITLVISSVADARIRVKGRGDRMNFDPDSIPAHLRASFDLMTRKCVKCHTMERTVIAVQTGRAPITGQPFDRQAVKAYGIKMLRKPNSDMNKQEIRDVVVLLNYLLDENTR; this is encoded by the coding sequence ATGCGGAAGCTCATCCTACTGGTTGCGCTCATCACACTCGTAATTTCCTCGGTTGCCGACGCACGCATCAGGGTAAAGGGCCGCGGGGACAGAATGAATTTCGATCCCGACAGCATTCCTGCCCATTTAAGAGCATCATTTGACCTTATGACGCGAAAATGTGTCAAGTGCCACACCATGGAACGAACCGTCATCGCGGTACAGACCGGAAGGGCTCCCATCACCGGCCAGCCATTCGACAGGCAGGCGGTAAAAGCCTATGGCATCAAGATGCTGCGGAAACCGAATTCCGATATGAATAAACAGGAAATCAGGGATGTTGTCGTACTGTTGAATTACCTGCTTGACGAAAACACACGGTAG